ACTCGTCACCGTCCAGCTTTGCCGTGGTGGCGACCGCAGCGGAGTCGGAACCGAACTGCGGCTCGGTGATGGCCATCGATGCCCACACCTTGCCGAAACGCTCGAGTTGCTCATCAGTGGCGACAGCGGCGATAGCGGAGTTGCCGAGGCCCTGGTAGGGGATCGACAGAGTCAGACCCACGTCTCCCCAGCAGGTCTCGATAACGTTGACCAGGGAAGACATGTTTCCGCCGTTACGCACGGAACCGTCGTCCTTCTTCTTGTCACCACGACCGCCGGATGCACCGGCGAGGTTGCCGCCGCCGTCGGTCATACCTTCCACCAGGGAGGCCATGGTGTCGAGCTCGATGGGACGCTCGTGCTCGGCGAGATCGTATTTGCGTGCGATGGGGCGGAAGATCTCCGCGGCGGCCTGGTGGGCCTGGTTGATGGTCCCGCGCAGCTTCTTCGGGAGTTCCAGATTGATCATGACAGTGCTCCTTCGATGTTGTTACTGACGGGGACTTACAGGACCACGACGCCTTCGGCGACACCGATGGCACGCAGGTCGCGGTACCACCGCTCCACCGGGTGCTCCTTGGTGTAGCCGTGGCCACCGAGCAGCTGGACTCCGTCGAGGCCGATCTGCATGCCGCGGTCTGCGGCAAAGCGTCGGGCGAGGCCGGCCTCGCGGTTGTAGGACAGCCCCTGGTCGATCCGGGAGACTCCGCGGAGCAGGATCATGCGCAGGCCGTCGAGCTCGATACGGATGTTGGCGACCATGAAGGCGACAGACTGGCGGTGGGCGATGGGCTCACCGAAGGCCTGACGCTCCTTGACGTACGGCTTGACGTACTCGAGCACGGCCTCGGAGGTGCCCGCGGCGAGTGCAGCCCAGCCCAGGCGGGCACGGCGGATGATCTCGGCGTAGTTCTCGGTGCGGGTTTCGTTGTCGAGCTCTGCACCACCCAGCAGGTTGGAGGCCGGAACCTTGACGTCCTTGAGCAGGACGCGGCCCAGACCTGCGGCGCGGACACCCATGGACGGATCAGCCTCGACCACGACGCCCTCGGTGGAGGACTCGACGATGGCGAAGGTGTTGACACCGTCGAGGTCCACAGCGACGACGAACAACTCCGCCGAGCCGGCACTGGGAACCATGGTCTTCACACCGTTGATGACGATGTTGTCACCCTCGCGCTTGGCGGTGGTCTGCAGGACGAAGGGATCGAACAGAGCACGGGACTCGTTAACGATAACAGCAGCCTGGGGGACGGACTCTCCGGCGAACTCCGGCAGGTAGGTCTTCTGCTGTGCATCATCACCGTAGTTGGTGATGGTGGTGGCCACTCCTGCGGGCGCCAGGATGGCGACGGCCTGGCCCATGTCACCGAAGGCCAGCGCCTCAGCAACGAGAGCAGAGGTCGTGGAGGCGGACTCAGAGGCCAGGCCCTCGAACTCTTCCGGCAGGCTGACCAGGGAGATTCCCAGCTCAGCTGCGGTGTTCAGGATCTCCTGGGGAGTCTCGGCGGCCTCGTCGGCGTCGTGTGCACCGGGGCGGAGCTGCTCCTCGGCGAATTCACGCACGGCGGAAGTCAGCATCTCCTGGTCTTCGGAGGGGGTCAGGTCGAAGAGCACCTTCGCCGGCTTCTTCGGCTCCGTCGTGCCGTCGCCCTCACTACCCTGGTTCTCCAGGCGCACCGGCTTGCCGGAACCCTTGGACTTCTTGAACTGGCGGTTGATCGCACCGAGGGTGCGCATACCGCCCTTGGTGGACTCGTAGGCCACCCGGTCCACCTTCTCGCTGAGACCGTACTTGGTCGCCAGATCGGAGCCGGTGAAGCGGGTCAACACGCGCATCGCGGTACCGATGGCATCACGCTTGATCGTGTTGAGGCCCGGTGTGGAATCGTTCCGCTTGCTTCGGTCACTCATGGTGAGGCAGCTACCTTTCGCTGTACTCGAGTGTCGCCCCGGCGGTTTCCGGGAGGACGGACAGTCTTAGACAGTCATGGAGTTGGGTCGGATAGATAATGATTACATCATAACCACGAACCATGACCCGCGTCACAAATGTCCCGAATCGTAGAGCACCACACATAACAGGAACATCACCCGAGGTCAGCAGGGTGACGAAAGATCGATATCCCCCCGTGAACCACCCCCACGGGTGGAGTGACCGCTCCAGAGATCGGCCAGAGCGGCGCTCAGCTCTCGCGCTCCGGCTTGACCATCGGGAACAGAACGGTCTCCCGGATCCCCAGTCCCGTCAGCGCCATCAACAGGCGGTCGATCCCCATGCCGTTCCCCGACGTCGGCGGCATGCCCTGTTCCATCGCCGCGAGGAAATCCTCATCCAGCACCATGGCCTCATCATCGCCGCCCGCGGCCAGGCGCGCCTGATCCTCGAACCGCTCGCGCTGGATAACCGGATCCACCAGCTCAGAGTAGCCGGTGGCCAGTTCGAACCCCCGGACATAGAGGTCCCACTTCTCCGTCACGCCAGGCTTGCTGCGGTGCTGACGGGTCAACGGGGACGTCTCGACCGGGAAGTCACGGACGAAGACCGGGCCGAAGAGCTGGTCCTCACACAGGAGCTCCCAGATCTCCTCGACGAGCTTGCCGTGTCCCCACCCCCCCTTCGCCGGGACCGGCAGTCCGATCACCGCGGCCAACGCCTTGAGGTCCTCGACGGAGGTGTCAACGGTGACCTCGCCCACCACATCCTGATCGGGGAACTTACGGTTCAGTGCCTCGTTGAGGGACGGGTACATCTCCATGGTCGTCCACTCGCCGCCGAAGTCGTACTCGGTACCGTCCACCAGCGTCACGGTGGTGGACCCGAAGACCTCCTCGGCGATCTCCTGGATGACCTCACGGATCAATGTCGCGCCGGTGTCATAGGTCCCGTAGGCCTGGTAGGTCTCGAGCATCGCGAACTCCGGCGAGTGGGACGAGTCCACTCCCTCATTGCGGAAGTTACGGTTGACCTCGAAGACCTTGTCGATACCGCCGACCACGCAGCGCTTGAGGTAGAGCTCAGGAGCAATGCGGAGGTAAAGATCGATGTCCAGCGCGTTGGAGTGGGTCTCGAACGGTCGCGCCGCGGCTCCACCGTGGAGGGTCTGCAGCATCGGGGTCTCAACTTCGAGGAAGTCCCGACGCTCCAACGCATGGCGGAGGGCACGCATGACCTTGATACGCGTGACCGCGTTGGTGCGGGCCTGCTCCCGCATGATCAGGTCTGTGTAGCGGTGACGGATGCGGGTGTCTTCGCTGAGTTCCTTGTGCGCGACCGGCAGCGGGCGCAAGGACTTCGACGCCATTGACCAGGAATCTGCCATGACGGAAAGCTCGCCCCGCTTCGACGCAACCACGCGACCGTGAATGAAGACGATGTCTCCCAGGTCGACATCGGCTTTCCAGGACGCCAGGGCCTCCTCACCCACCTCGGCGAGCGAC
The genomic region above belongs to Corynebacterium glyciniphilum AJ 3170 and contains:
- a CDS encoding acyl-CoA dehydrogenase family protein, with product MSDRSKRNDSTPGLNTIKRDAIGTAMRVLTRFTGSDLATKYGLSEKVDRVAYESTKGGMRTLGAINRQFKKSKGSGKPVRLENQGSEGDGTTEPKKPAKVLFDLTPSEDQEMLTSAVREFAEEQLRPGAHDADEAAETPQEILNTAAELGISLVSLPEEFEGLASESASTTSALVAEALAFGDMGQAVAILAPAGVATTITNYGDDAQQKTYLPEFAGESVPQAAVIVNESRALFDPFVLQTTAKREGDNIVINGVKTMVPSAGSAELFVVAVDLDGVNTFAIVESSTEGVVVEADPSMGVRAAGLGRVLLKDVKVPASNLLGGAELDNETRTENYAEIIRRARLGWAALAAGTSEAVLEYVKPYVKERQAFGEPIAHRQSVAFMVANIRIELDGLRMILLRGVSRIDQGLSYNREAGLARRFAADRGMQIGLDGVQLLGGHGYTKEHPVERWYRDLRAIGVAEGVVVL
- the lysS gene encoding lysine--tRNA ligase — encoded protein: MTDAKNSPQNASQVSPEADGGDLPEQVKVRRGKRDRLIEEGRDPYPVEVARTHALKDIVASYAVLPKDDEEATRVDRAEGVVYLSPGDETQEEVGIAGRVIFVRNTGKLAFARIQDGDGTQLQAMLSLAEVGEEALASWKADVDLGDIVFIHGRVVASKRGELSVMADSWSMASKSLRPLPVAHKELSEDTRIRHRYTDLIMREQARTNAVTRIKVMRALRHALERRDFLEVETPMLQTLHGGAAARPFETHSNALDIDLYLRIAPELYLKRCVVGGIDKVFEVNRNFRNEGVDSSHSPEFAMLETYQAYGTYDTGATLIREVIQEIAEEVFGSTTVTLVDGTEYDFGGEWTTMEMYPSLNEALNRKFPDQDVVGEVTVDTSVEDLKALAAVIGLPVPAKGGWGHGKLVEEIWELLCEDQLFGPVFVRDFPVETSPLTRQHRSKPGVTEKWDLYVRGFELATGYSELVDPVIQRERFEDQARLAAGGDDEAMVLDEDFLAAMEQGMPPTSGNGMGIDRLLMALTGLGIRETVLFPMVKPERES